The Nicotiana sylvestris chromosome 6, ASM39365v2, whole genome shotgun sequence genomic sequence GACGCATAGTGATTTTGTTCCGATTTTTTGTGAGCGAGGTAGAGGGGATGTCTTTCACCCTCGACCATCTCATTAGATTGTACAGCCCCCGTCTTTACCGAGGCGGATTAATAAGGCTTCAACGTCGGCCACAAAGGTGTTGTTCTCGAGTACAAACGTGCCTAAGGATCGGGGATGGATGAGTCGGTTTGTTTGAGTGAGGACCTCTGAAATAATCTCGCCTGAGAAGATGTCATTCCCCGAGAAATGGAACATGAAGCATAAGTAGAACTTACTCATAGTTTTTATTTgttgttttgtttcttttgccTTTTTTCATCCACATCTCTTCTTATGATGTAGCGGTTCCCTGGGTGTCTGGTGCAATCCCAGACCTCGAAGGCTGGGTTTGGAAGCTGGCCTCGACCTCTTCGTACTTTGAACGATGTTGGCGTGATTTGGCAAGGGGCTGATGGGAGGCCAAGAATAACGGTAAGATTACCTTATACTCTATTGGTGCCCTTCTTCAAAGTGTCTCTTTTCACTTGTACTTAATCTCCTTTTATACATGTCTCGGAGATGTTTCCGAAATGAGTCCGGCCCCGCCCGGGGAAGAGGAGGCCCCGAAACCATCTAAGgataagaagagaaaaagggtTTCGATCTCCGAGACTTCGAAACCAAAGAAGAGTAAGACTCACAAGCCAAAGAATGACGTCGCTGTCCTATCTGAGGATGCATTTCTCTGGCtacgagatgaagaagaagaggaacatGAAGATGGTGACTTCAGGTTGGTGGCTCGAAATAAGAGCGCAAAGGCCATTGAGCCGGCTATGATTGAAGAAGTTCAGCCTCGAGTTGAGGAGGGCCTGGAAGATGCCTCAAGCAGAGTACCCAAGTCAGCGGGGGCTGACGTTGCCTCTCATCGAGATGCGCAATCGGTGGACGTATCTGAAAGGGCCAGTTCTGAGGCCCTTCGAAAAGGAGAGAGTGCCCCAAGTGACTTACTTGGGGCAATCAATATTGATTCGTCTTCCGATGCTGTATTTTCTGAAGGAAAATTTTGGGAGGCATAGTCTATGGAGATCCCCGATGTGGGAATGGCCCATGAAGGGGAGGACATATTCCGTGGCTGCCTTGCTGGGGTCGATGACGTTTCTGACCTAGATGCAGCGATCATTTTTTTATGAGGCTCAGCGACTCCTGCACCAGGTAAATTCATCCTCCGTTATTACGTTTGCTTTTATTCCCTTCAGTCTGATTTCCTTCCTTTCTCCATAGGCTGTGATGCTTCATCGGGAAGCGTTCAACAAATCCCAAGCTCAGATAAACCGGTATGGGGCCGCTCTCAAGATGCTTACGGATGAGAGAGATGATCTCAAATGCCTCTATGTGCAAATGGTAGAGGAGATCAAGGACCTCCAAGCTGAATTAGCAACATCCCATAAGAAACAGACCGATCTCATCGAACAGGTAATGTAGATTTTCAGGAGCTTGACATATCAATTTGATATTGGTGATTAACACTTAGATCCTGCAGGTTCAACAGAAGGCTGAGAAAATCGAGCAACTTCGTGAGGAGGCAGAGATAAAAGATGTAGAGACTTTGGAGTGGAAGCAGAACATGGACCGCCTCGCCTCAGAGAAAGATACAGCCCGAGACCAGTTGTCTGCGGTTGAACGTCACCTCCAAAGCGTGAAAAAGGAGAGCCTGGCCCGAGACAAAAAAATTAAGGATCTTGAGGCTCGGTTGGCCGCTGAGCTTGCAAAGACCGCTTCTGTAGCGGAAAGAGCAAAGGCCGATGCGTAAGCGTCTATTAAGCCGATGCTGAAGCTGCTCATGCTCGAGCAAAAGAGATTTCCGATGTTGCTCAGGCTCGAGTACTTCATGTTGTCGAGCATGCTAAATCCCAATCTCGGAGTAAGTTCTTATTCAAATTCGAGACAGTGGGACCCTTAGGTTCGAATCGAGTGAGAACATGTTCTTGAACTCAAAATGTATTGGCCCTTAGGTTCTTTGAATTGGGTCGATATGGCCTCTACATGATGGCTATCTTTTCCCTCTTTTGGCTCAAAGACTTAGTAAAATTTtcttatgccttagcatgtgttttctgTACCCATTGGTTTTTTTAGGGTTTAGTGTTGATCGAAACCCCTTTGTTTTTTGTGCCTTAGCACAAGTTTGTATTTGAATAGTACCTCTTAAGGTTTgtcgagggctgattttatcaGAGCCCTTTGATTATTTTTGACGAGGATAGCCTTTTAAAACCGGTTTTTAGAGAACTCGAAGGCCTGTTTAATTACGGAATTCGGACGTCTCCGAATCGTGAtagtttggccgtagcctttaacTTGATATTTTCCCACTGGGCTTCTTTCTCGATTATACTTCAAACTTGTTCGAAGtatcagtccccgagtggggtggcTGTGGCCTTATAAAATCAAGGattgcctttttaaggtcttaagaTTAACAATTTGTGCATGTCGATTTTCGAACGACAGTCCCTGAGTACGAGGTTAATTTCTCGAGCTTTAGTTGCGATTGGCTCTTGAGCCGATTTCCGTGGAATGTCGTAGGTACGAAATTGTAAAGTAAAAATTTCACTAAGGCATGGAACATATGATAAGGAAAAAGTGCTTCTTTCAATATATCGTTCATGCATACATGTTTTGTCATTAGGGCTCGGGAAATCCACATGGGCATGGTTTATTTGACCGTTTGACCCTTTACAAAATTTTTCTATCCCTATTGATACGAAACATCTTTTCTGAAAACATAAAATCAGAGGGTGATGCCCCCcggtattcgaggttgattgtaaagaagcctcgaATACTTGAGTTGTCCCCAGGTAGCACATACAATTGTtgactcgttaaaaacctcgccggaaaaaaccatttgggataaaaacctatctaagggaaaaagagtgcaacacgtactttaaaacctaaggtcctcGTGTTGAAGAGCTTCTCGACgtcttcgatcgaacacctgcaataagttagCATCAGATACAAATGAAAAGGGAGAAAGTCATACGttagcaataatatcgtttgaggagtgatatgttccaattgttcgGCAATTGTTCGCCCTCCattgtgccaagtttgtaagatccctttcGATGACGCCGAGGACttggtatggtccttcccaatttgggccgAGATTCCCTTCGTTAGgttctcgagtattgagggtgactttcctcagGACTAAGTCCCCTATTTTGAAGTATCGAAGATTGGGCCTTCGATTATAATATCTTTGGATTCGCTGTTTCTAGGTGGCCATCAAACGAGGGCAGCTTCCTATTTTTCGTCTAATAATTCGAGGCTTATGCTCATAGCCTCGTGGTTCGATTCTTCTGTTGTGTATCGAAACCTGACGTTTGGTTCCCCAACTTCGATCGGGATCAAAGCTTCGGCGCCATATACTAAGAAGAACGGCATTGCCCCCGTACTGGATTTTGtcgttgttcgatatgcccagaGGACTTCGGGAAAAATTTCTCTCCATTTCACCTTAGCATTGTTCAACattttctttaggttttgaatgatggtcttgttCTTCAATTCGGCATGTCCGTTCCCAGTAGGATGATATGGCGTAGATAATATCGTTTTTATTTTGTAATCCTCGAGGAACTTTGTTACTTTACTGCCGATAAATTGTTTTCCATTGTCGCACAGTATCTCGGCGGGTATCTTGAATCGGCATACAATGTGATCCCCGATGAAGTCTATTACTTCTTTCTCTCTGACTTTCTTCAAAGCCTGTGCCTCAACCAATTTAGAGAAATAGTcggtcataaataaaatgaacttagctttacctggagccgatggcagagggccgacgatatccatcccctatttcatgaatggccatgagGATATGACCGAAAGAAGTTGTTCTCCGGGCTGATGGATCATTGGtgcatacctttggcatttatcacattttcaaacaaactccttagtgtctttttccatacTATCCCAATAGTATCCTGCTCTGATGATTTTGTGAACTAGTGATTCAGCACCGGAGTGGTTCCCACAAGTACCTTCATGGACTTCCCGTAGAACATAATTGGTGTCCCTTGGTCCCAAACATATCGCTAATGGTCCGTCGAACATTCTTCTGTACAATGTTCCATCGTCAGCCAATGTGAATCAAGCAACTTTTGTTCGTAAGGTCCTTGATACTTTAGGGTTCGATGGGAGCTTTTCATTTTTCAAGTACTCCgtatatttattcctccaatcctaaGTTAGGCTCATGGAGTTTATTTCGGCGTGGCCTTCTTCGACCACCAATTTTGAAAAATGTACAACAGTCCCCAAGctaatttcatcatcttcgacTGATGACCCTAAGGTTGCAAGGGCGTTGTtaatatccaatttttccctatatattttcaatatgcaaaatacccttcaaaatagcatatgtatacatatataagtatgtccaaatgttttattattcttccttaattttttaaaggattttaaattaatttattcccCTAATTTGTccataaaaatccaataattatttccaaaattattatttggTAATTACTTTATTGTAATTTCATATTTaggctaaaatatagctaaggtaatttttttgcatattttaacaaacttatttagtattttcaaagctaaattgcatataatcgcaatattagcctcttttaagatttaattgcatttatattcataaatattaagtccagtatttttaaatggttaattatatattataagtcattttagtgcttttaatttatttttagaaattaatttcttattttttataattcttaaaaggggaaaattggctatttaaataatagcccaattgcatttcaattgtagcctaaattgaaccccaaaTCAGATCCAATATCCCCCGGCCCAATTTCGTTTAAACCTGACCCCTAACCTATTTAAACGACCCAACCCGGATTCAcacctaacccctttaatcccagccgttgatcatttagatcaacgacccccattaccccttacctttttaaccccaaacgaccccttaccctactTTATTTCTCACCAACTGCCGCCTCTGAATCCAttttctctctcaactctctctgaaacctcatgaaccctagccgccgccatctatCCCCACCCTAATCCGCCCTAAACCccgcctaatccatggcctcccatggccattggagatgtgtaatggcctcctatggctcctgggtgtttgtttttATGGTTTCATGGCCAGTCCTCGAAGGAATCTGGTCCTGTCCTTGCTCGACTGCTATTCATGGcttttctccggccatccatggcctttaaggcagatccttgactttcctggttagatcggaaactttcaaggcctttctcaccTCTTCTGGgttttcgaaaccctaatctttaagaccttttgattttctttcagaacTACTTTAGATCTATACTTGCTATGAATGTTTTAAGTGTTTTTCTCGAAAGTTCTTCAACTTTCCTTTCAAAACGACTTTTCGTtaaggttttcctttaagtttttcaaaagatctcttctcagatttttaatgttgtttgtgattctgctatgttttgctcatgcttttcttctatctgagtcagcatgttgaaaaccctaattctttTTGGTCTCCTTCGAGCTTTGAAACTGTTTGTTTTGTGTACTGGTTCGATTAAGTTCCTCattcttgtttgacttatttgttttaccatcttttgaactcgattattg encodes the following:
- the LOC138870726 gene encoding autophagy-related protein 23-like produces the protein MSPAPPGEEEAPKPSKDKKRKRVSISETSKPKKSKTHKPKNDVAVLSEDAFLWLRDEEEEEHEDGDFRLVARNKSAKAIEPAMIEEVQPRVEEGLEDASSRVPKSAGADVASHRDAQSVDVSERASSEALRKGESAPSDLLGAINIDSSSDAAVMLHREAFNKSQAQINRYGAALKMLTDERDDLKCLYVQMVEEIKDLQAELATSHKKQTDLIEQVQQKAEKIEQLREEAEIKDVETLEWKQNMDRLASEKDTARDQLSAVERHLQSVKKESLARDKKIKDLEARLAAELAKTASVAERAKADA